A genomic region of Sulfobacillus acidophilus DSM 10332 contains the following coding sequences:
- a CDS encoding ATP-dependent metalloprotease FtsH (PFAM: Peptidase family M41; ATPase family associated with various cellular activities (AAA)~TIGRFAM: ATP-dependent metalloprotease FtsH~COGs: COG0465 ATP-dependent Zn protease~InterProIPR005936:IPR003593:IPR011546:IPR003959:IPR 000642~KEGG: aac:Aaci_0200 ATP-dependent metalloprotease FtsH~PFAM: Peptidase M41; ATPase, AAA-type, core; Peptidase M41, FtsH extracellular~PRIAM: Microtubule-severing ATPase~SMART: ATPase, AAA+ type, core~SPTR: ATP-dependent zinc metalloprotease FtsH;~TIGRFAM: Peptidase M41, FtsH) translates to MQNRWLRGLLTIVFVVLIVSLLMEFFNAPTQQTSQTPYSTLISDTLTNQVTQATVEPATHTVLWTDRSGKHYLTVYPTGYTNELSNDLNDHGAVVTITKPPGTGIWMTVLGDVLPLIVVVGLVFFLVRQGQGGNRMMSFGRSQARLINESQQRVTFADVAGLDEEKQELEEVVDFLKNPKRYLEMGARIPKGVLLYGPPGTGKTLLARAVAGEAGVPFFSESGSGFVEMFVGVGASRVRDLFDQAKKNAPCIVFIDELDAVGRMRGAGYGGGNDEREQTLNQLLVEMDGFGVNEGIILMAATNRPDVLDPALLRPGRFDRQIVVHAPDLAGRIEILKVHTRNKPLASDVDLAVIAKRTPGFTGADLANLANEAALLAARERQKRITMANFIEATERVMAGPQKKTRVLSNFEKRVVAFHESGHTLVGMLVPHGDPIHKVTIIPRGMAMGYTLPVPDEDRYRITREQFLDKVAMSLGGRAAEQIVFGEISTGASDDLEKSTRMVRQMIMEYGMSDELGPITYGRRQEVFLGRDLMRQQDYSDEVAAKIDQAIRHVIVEQYERAKSLLMQHRQTLNRLALALLEKETLESDELRQIVFGA, encoded by the coding sequence ATGCAGAATCGGTGGCTACGAGGGCTTTTGACTATCGTATTTGTGGTATTGATTGTTTCCCTGTTAATGGAATTTTTCAATGCCCCGACACAACAAACCAGTCAAACGCCGTATAGCACGCTGATTTCCGACACCCTGACCAATCAGGTGACGCAGGCGACAGTGGAGCCGGCGACGCACACCGTGTTGTGGACGGATCGCAGCGGTAAGCATTATCTCACCGTATATCCTACCGGCTATACGAATGAGCTGAGTAACGATTTAAACGATCATGGGGCGGTCGTCACGATTACCAAGCCCCCCGGTACGGGGATCTGGATGACCGTTTTGGGGGATGTCTTGCCGCTGATTGTGGTTGTCGGGCTCGTGTTTTTTTTGGTCCGGCAAGGTCAGGGCGGCAACCGGATGATGTCTTTTGGGCGGTCCCAGGCCCGGTTAATTAACGAATCCCAGCAACGGGTCACGTTTGCGGACGTAGCCGGATTGGACGAAGAGAAACAAGAACTGGAAGAAGTCGTGGACTTTCTTAAAAATCCGAAGCGCTATCTGGAAATGGGAGCCCGTATTCCCAAAGGGGTGTTGTTATACGGCCCGCCCGGAACCGGGAAAACACTTTTAGCCCGTGCCGTCGCCGGTGAGGCCGGCGTCCCCTTCTTTTCCGAAAGCGGGTCGGGTTTTGTGGAAATGTTTGTCGGGGTCGGCGCCTCACGGGTGCGGGATTTGTTTGACCAGGCCAAAAAGAACGCCCCCTGTATTGTTTTTATCGACGAACTGGACGCCGTGGGCCGGATGCGCGGAGCCGGCTATGGCGGCGGCAACGACGAACGGGAGCAAACCCTTAACCAATTGTTGGTGGAGATGGATGGGTTCGGGGTCAACGAAGGCATCATTTTGATGGCGGCCACCAACCGCCCTGACGTGTTGGATCCGGCTCTATTACGGCCGGGGCGCTTCGACCGGCAAATTGTGGTGCATGCCCCGGACTTGGCCGGACGGATCGAGATCTTGAAAGTGCACACGCGGAATAAGCCGCTTGCGTCTGACGTCGACTTGGCGGTCATCGCCAAACGCACCCCGGGTTTTACCGGCGCCGACCTGGCTAATTTAGCCAATGAAGCGGCCTTGTTAGCGGCCCGGGAACGCCAAAAACGGATTACCATGGCCAATTTTATCGAGGCGACGGAACGGGTCATGGCGGGGCCGCAAAAGAAAACCCGGGTACTCAGCAATTTCGAAAAACGCGTGGTGGCGTTTCACGAATCCGGCCATACCTTGGTGGGAATGTTGGTGCCGCACGGCGATCCGATTCACAAGGTGACCATTATTCCCCGGGGAATGGCCATGGGATATACCTTGCCGGTCCCTGACGAGGATCGCTACAGGATAACCCGGGAGCAATTTTTGGATAAAGTGGCCATGTCGCTTGGAGGGCGTGCGGCGGAGCAAATCGTATTTGGCGAAATTTCCACCGGGGCCAGCGACGATTTAGAGAAATCGACGCGGATGGTTCGGCAAATGATTATGGAATACGGCATGTCGGACGAGTTGGGGCCCATTACGTATGGCCGCCGCCAAGAAGTGTTTTTGGGTCGCGATTTAATGCGCCAGCAAGATTATAGCGATGAGGTGGCGGCCAAGATCGACCAAGCGATTCGTCATGTCATCGTGGAACAATACGAGCGCGCCAAGTCATTGTTGATGCAGCATCGCCAGACGTTGAACCGACTGGCGTTGGCCTTATTGGAAAAAGAGACGCTAGAGTCCGACGAGCTACGACAAATCGTCTTTGGCGCCTAA
- a CDS encoding transglutaminase domain-containing protein (PFAM: Transglutaminase-like superfamily~COGs: COG1305 Transglutaminase-like protein~InterPro IPR002931~KEGG: glo:Glov_1902 transglutaminase domain protein~PFAM: Transglutaminase-like~SMART: Transglutaminase-like~SPTR: Transglutaminase domain protein), with protein sequence MTVGSFIPASYNTYDFKERDEEEFATKRPGLAFAIALLSIWLALGINMPAFAQTTGNLTDPYAITSLPAYYGFTKTVTITNQGQAPALNVVSHIVLLPPATPYAHVTLTGYSTMPDSTFRDQYGNLIGVYQWPDILPGHSVTLTFTYQDTSENIAYRLPSEYPPYNQASAIYREYTNPRLEAQAVNTDAPAIRALVNQLTHGLTNPYQRAQILFNWVAQNIQYNYSLKASGSALATLKSRLGICSDIADLYVSMLRTDGIPARFVGGYVTNNGDGQGGFHQWTEFYLPRVGWVVADPTWGRFGYFAALQDDWHIPLYDGIRSDISVHWQYAKSGTTRPYLTIGYHYHFSTEQSPPVTKSLALPVSGSFPTVSLHHTRLGFWAMLRIDARRWVAALDSYWIRLKLAIENL encoded by the coding sequence GTGACGGTTGGCTCATTCATCCCGGCTTCGTATAATACTTACGACTTCAAAGAACGGGATGAGGAGGAATTCGCCACGAAGCGGCCTGGCCTGGCGTTCGCAATTGCGCTCTTAAGCATTTGGCTGGCACTCGGAATCAATATGCCCGCGTTTGCGCAGACCACCGGGAACTTGACCGATCCCTATGCCATTACGTCGCTCCCGGCCTATTACGGGTTTACCAAGACCGTAACCATCACCAACCAAGGGCAGGCCCCCGCATTAAACGTGGTTTCGCACATCGTGTTGTTGCCGCCGGCTACGCCGTATGCCCATGTCACCTTGACCGGGTATTCGACCATGCCCGACAGCACGTTTCGTGATCAGTACGGCAACCTCATCGGCGTCTATCAATGGCCCGACATTTTGCCGGGGCATTCGGTGACTCTCACCTTTACCTATCAGGATACCTCGGAAAACATCGCTTATCGGTTGCCGTCGGAATATCCTCCGTATAATCAGGCGTCGGCCATCTACCGGGAATACACCAATCCTCGTCTGGAAGCTCAAGCGGTCAATACGGACGCTCCTGCCATTCGAGCCCTGGTCAATCAGCTCACCCACGGCCTAACCAATCCCTATCAGCGGGCTCAGATCTTATTTAATTGGGTGGCCCAAAACATTCAATACAATTATTCCCTGAAAGCGTCCGGATCCGCTTTAGCCACCCTCAAGAGCCGTTTGGGAATTTGTAGCGATATCGCCGACCTCTATGTGTCCATGCTCCGCACCGACGGCATCCCGGCCCGCTTTGTGGGCGGTTATGTCACGAATAACGGCGATGGCCAAGGCGGCTTTCACCAATGGACAGAATTTTATTTGCCGCGCGTCGGGTGGGTCGTCGCCGATCCCACTTGGGGACGCTTCGGCTATTTTGCCGCCCTACAGGATGATTGGCATATTCCTTTATACGACGGCATTCGATCCGACATCTCGGTTCACTGGCAATATGCAAAATCCGGCACGACTCGACCCTATTTGACCATCGGCTACCACTACCATTTTTCGACAGAACAAAGTCCGCCGGTGACCAAAAGCCTGGCCCTCCCGGTGTCGGGCAGCTTTCCCACCGTCTCTCTCCATCATACGCGACTGGGGTTCTGGGCCATGCTGCGGATAGACGCCCGGCGCTGGGTGGCCGCTTTGGACAGCTATTGGATCCGGCTCAAATTAGCGATTGAAAATCTCTAG
- a CDS encoding ferric uptake regulator, Fur family (PFAM: Ferric uptake regulator family~COGs: COG0735 Fe2+/Zn2+ uptake regulation protein~InterPro IPR002481~KEGG: pmx:PERMA_1658 transcriptional regulator~PFAM: Ferric-uptake regulator~SPTR: Transcriptional regulator), which yields MNQKSLVPEFTRFLQEHNMRVTPNRLTVFRELENAPGPMTVPELASRVAEQGLNVATIYRIIETLMSLNVVHPVLIDHQSVGYELIEPFRQHHDHLVCRNCGKIVAIFDERLESVLKTISDDQSFAIDFHQLEVHGICPDCRSKTPNSP from the coding sequence ATGAACCAGAAATCCCTGGTGCCGGAATTTACCCGGTTTTTGCAAGAACATAATATGCGGGTCACCCCCAACCGGCTGACGGTGTTTCGGGAGCTTGAAAACGCGCCCGGGCCGATGACGGTACCCGAGTTGGCCAGCCGCGTCGCCGAGCAAGGCCTGAATGTGGCGACCATCTATCGCATCATCGAAACCCTCATGTCCCTAAATGTTGTGCACCCGGTATTAATCGACCATCAAAGCGTCGGGTATGAGCTGATTGAACCGTTTCGCCAACATCATGATCATTTGGTGTGTCGTAACTGCGGCAAAATCGTGGCCATTTTTGATGAGCGCCTCGAATCGGTGCTAAAAACCATTAGTGATGACCAATCATTTGCCATTGATTTTCATCAACTCGAGGTTCACGGAATTTGTCCCGACTGCCGGTCAAAGACGCCCAACTCGCCGTAA
- a CDS encoding Lytic transglycosylase catalytic (PFAM: Transglycosylase SLT domain~COGs: COG0741 Soluble lytic murein transglycosylase and related regulatory protein (some contain LysM/invasin domains)~InterPro IPR008258~KEGG: rpf:Rpic12D_0901 lytic transglycosylase catalytic subunit~PFAM: Lytic transglycosylase-like, catalytic~SPTR: Lytic transglycosylase catalytic) — protein sequence MRRKTAMALLAAAALGLATPIGLAYAATLQQLQQEELQAQQQLAEEQAAYNQTQASINQTTAEINALNQSLASAQAQIGATQQQIQTANQNIQTTQQLLASTQNQLTQTETELAATQADYQKTTVLLAETRQSLVQHVHLLSGQLQLIEERGSVGYLDVVLGARSFADFISRMELLGQIAASAAHQVQLIKAEEAAQALEQANLARETAFLGQAKNSIVQHQALLQAEESLLNREKLHALSLESLAEQQAQNVSSNLAQRQVLMNQLQQQRDQLAQGMASLQSQITYIVTQIQSLLGQYNGGYLNRQQLFQAMLPLVTPVANTYGISPALIIAVITQESGGNANAQSGAGAIGLMQIMPQTAVYIASQLKLPTSQIDQELEQPTTNVEMGTWYLSQLLNEFSGNMELALAAYNAGPGAVQYLTTHYGNSFGAIEPYLPAQTQNYVPDVMSLYNLYSGWLTAGG from the coding sequence GTGAGGCGAAAAACCGCGATGGCGCTTTTGGCCGCAGCGGCTCTGGGATTGGCCACGCCTATCGGACTGGCCTATGCGGCGACCTTGCAGCAGCTTCAGCAAGAAGAACTGCAGGCCCAACAACAGTTGGCGGAAGAACAGGCGGCGTACAATCAAACACAGGCGTCCATCAACCAAACCACGGCCGAAATCAATGCTTTGAATCAAAGTCTGGCGTCGGCCCAAGCGCAGATCGGCGCGACACAGCAACAAATTCAAACGGCCAATCAAAATATCCAAACCACCCAGCAGTTATTGGCGTCCACCCAAAACCAATTGACCCAAACCGAGACCGAATTGGCCGCCACCCAAGCCGATTATCAAAAAACCACGGTGTTGTTGGCCGAAACCCGTCAAAGCCTGGTTCAGCACGTCCACTTGTTGTCGGGTCAGCTGCAACTCATCGAAGAGCGGGGGTCGGTGGGCTACCTGGATGTGGTTTTGGGGGCCCGGAGTTTTGCCGACTTTATCAGCCGGATGGAACTCTTGGGTCAGATTGCCGCGTCGGCTGCCCATCAAGTCCAACTGATTAAAGCCGAAGAGGCGGCACAGGCCTTGGAACAAGCCAATTTAGCCCGAGAAACGGCTTTTCTCGGTCAAGCCAAAAATTCTATCGTCCAACATCAGGCGTTGTTGCAGGCGGAAGAAAGCCTTTTGAACCGAGAAAAACTGCACGCGTTAAGTTTAGAATCGCTGGCCGAGCAGCAAGCCCAAAACGTATCTTCTAATTTGGCTCAGCGGCAAGTGTTGATGAATCAGTTGCAGCAGCAACGAGACCAATTGGCTCAGGGTATGGCATCGTTGCAATCACAAATCACCTACATTGTGACTCAAATCCAATCCCTGTTAGGGCAGTATAATGGGGGTTATCTAAACCGTCAGCAACTGTTCCAAGCCATGTTACCGCTGGTGACGCCGGTCGCCAATACCTACGGGATTTCCCCGGCCCTCATTATTGCCGTGATTACCCAGGAATCCGGCGGCAACGCCAACGCTCAAAGTGGAGCCGGAGCAATTGGGCTAATGCAAATCATGCCCCAGACTGCGGTTTATATCGCAAGCCAGTTGAAGTTGCCGACCAGCCAAATTGATCAGGAATTGGAACAGCCGACAACTAATGTGGAGATGGGCACGTGGTATTTAAGCCAACTTTTAAATGAATTTAGCGGAAACATGGAGCTCGCCTTGGCGGCATATAACGCGGGACCGGGTGCGGTGCAATACCTGACGACCCATTATGGCAATAGCTTTGGTGCCATCGAGCCGTATTTGCCCGCCCAAACCCAAAATTACGTGCCGGATGTCATGTCTCTCTATAATCTCTATTCCGGCTGGCTTACAGCGGGAGGTTAA
- a CDS encoding GHMP kinase (PFAM: GHMP kinases N terminal domain~COGs: COG4542 Protein involved in propanediol utilization and related protein (includes coumermycin biosynthetic protein) possible kinase~InterPro IPR006204~KEGG: bbe:BBR47_51940 hypothetical protein~PFAM: GHMP kinase~SPTR: Putative uncharacterized protein) → MNTAWGYASGTFGELVQGELEGRPFLITWPIRWGTRAVYQASDGDEVTVIPAHRKKAKMAAEALLRHWGLPTGGVLVIYSLLPVGKGMASSSADIVAALRAVAHAYHRPLTPLLAARLAASIEPTDGIMYPGVVAINPITGQLLEKLGPVPKALVIGIIGHGRVNTEEQHLRRKPYHPDHQERLAKALGRARQGLRQRDWREIGEASRISAEVEAERRPDDRILKRVLGIAADEGWTPIIAHTGTVRGFLFSEAAESIALKRAESKLRALDEGPVYRFVTASGYFSTGGVIVPHANWPAPSHS, encoded by the coding sequence GTGAATACAGCATGGGGGTATGCATCCGGGACGTTTGGAGAATTGGTGCAAGGGGAGTTGGAAGGGCGCCCTTTCTTAATTACCTGGCCTATTCGCTGGGGCACACGAGCGGTGTACCAGGCGTCCGATGGCGATGAGGTCACCGTTATCCCCGCCCATCGCAAAAAGGCCAAAATGGCGGCAGAAGCTTTGCTGCGCCATTGGGGGCTTCCAACCGGCGGCGTCTTGGTCATTTATTCGTTATTGCCGGTGGGTAAGGGTATGGCCTCGAGCTCCGCGGATATTGTGGCGGCGTTACGGGCTGTGGCCCATGCCTATCATCGACCGCTGACCCCTCTCCTGGCGGCCCGTTTGGCTGCTTCGATTGAGCCGACCGACGGCATCATGTATCCCGGAGTCGTGGCGATCAATCCCATTACGGGACAATTGCTCGAAAAGCTGGGGCCTGTTCCGAAAGCACTGGTGATTGGGATCATCGGGCACGGGCGGGTGAATACGGAAGAGCAGCATTTACGGCGTAAGCCCTATCATCCGGACCACCAAGAGCGGCTGGCCAAAGCCCTCGGTCGGGCACGGCAAGGTCTTCGTCAACGCGACTGGCGGGAGATCGGGGAAGCGAGCCGCATTTCGGCGGAGGTTGAGGCGGAACGTCGTCCCGACGACCGGATATTAAAACGGGTTCTCGGAATCGCCGCCGACGAAGGTTGGACCCCCATCATCGCGCACACCGGAACCGTGCGGGGCTTTTTGTTCTCCGAGGCTGCCGAGTCCATCGCGTTAAAACGCGCAGAGTCGAAACTCCGCGCGCTGGATGAAGGGCCCGTCTACCGGTTTGTCACCGCTTCCGGGTATTTTTCGACGGGTGGGGTTATCGTCCCACACGCCAATTGGCCTGCTCCGTCACATAGCTGA
- a CDS encoding hypothetical protein (PFAM: Protein of unknown function (DUF3243)) codes for MIEFKPDGASWEDVWHYAAEAFREGQAAHLDDTLVDLGNRYLEADSAMPETRWLAEFWQHANRDQRRRLAHLFMRAVGHEEFL; via the coding sequence ATGATCGAATTTAAGCCGGACGGAGCCTCTTGGGAAGACGTGTGGCATTATGCCGCCGAAGCTTTTCGTGAAGGCCAAGCCGCCCATCTCGACGATACGCTGGTTGATTTAGGTAACCGCTATCTCGAGGCGGATTCGGCAATGCCCGAAACGCGATGGTTGGCCGAGTTTTGGCAACACGCCAACCGCGATCAACGCCGCCGACTCGCCCACTTGTTTATGCGCGCAGTGGGCCATGAAGAGTTTTTATAA
- a CDS encoding protein of unknown function DUF88 (PFAM: Protein of unknown function DUF88~COGs: COG1432 conserved hypothetical protein~InterPro IPR002790~KEGG: gvi:glr1447 hypothetical protein~PFAM: Protein of unknown function DUF88~SPTR: Glr1447 protein) translates to MDCRNERVAIFVDGANMFYAQRVLGWHLDFARVIEYFTRGRELYNAFYYTGVQVPPDTSQRDFLTALRHLGFTIREKSIKETLDQSSNAVIRRANLDIEIVVDMFNTVTRYDIAILMSGDGDFERAVELIRSKGKEIVGVGTRGMISSELENACDRYIKLEDIRSEVEKIR, encoded by the coding sequence GTGGATTGTCGGAATGAACGCGTGGCGATTTTTGTCGACGGCGCAAATATGTTTTATGCCCAACGAGTCCTCGGTTGGCATCTCGACTTTGCCCGAGTCATCGAGTATTTTACCCGGGGCCGCGAGCTATATAACGCGTTTTACTATACCGGGGTGCAGGTCCCGCCGGATACCAGCCAACGGGATTTTCTTACGGCCTTGCGACATTTGGGATTTACCATTCGGGAAAAATCCATTAAAGAGACGTTGGATCAAAGCTCCAACGCCGTGATTCGGCGGGCAAACCTGGACATCGAAATTGTCGTGGATATGTTCAACACGGTTACCCGCTATGACATCGCCATCTTAATGAGTGGGGACGGCGACTTTGAGCGGGCGGTCGAACTGATTCGGTCGAAAGGAAAAGAAATTGTCGGGGTTGGCACACGCGGCATGATTTCTTCCGAACTGGAAAATGCGTGTGACCGGTATATCAAACTCGAAGACATCCGGTCCGAGGTAGAGAAAATCCGGTAA
- a CDS encoding Acetate--CoA ligase (PFAM: Domain of unknown function (DUF3448); AMP-binding enzyme~TIGRFAM: acetate--CoA ligase~COGs: COG0365 Acyl-coenzyme A synthetase/AMP-(fatty) acid ligase~InterPro IPR000873~KEGG: afo:Afer_1641 AMP-dependent synthetase and ligase~PFAM: AMP-dependent synthetase/ligase~PRIAM: Acetate--CoA ligase~SPTR: AMP-dependent synthetase and ligase), producing MENSDVLAMVRESRKIPPPRNASSYMPLKTPADYERAYQEALANPEQYWASVAQELTWMVPWKETRVGELPDFSWFVGGYSNVSVNCIDRHLADKADQVALIGVYEDGRDRRWTYRELYEATARFARALKDLGIQEGDVVAIFLPNLLETFAAVHACYRIGAIYNIIFSGFSPQALHDRLADTGAKVVITADQAVRRGKIIPLKSTLDSVLSRVPSVEHVIVVRRTGADVPMTPGRDIYWDTLMDRTAGLLDPVPLEANAPGFIIYTSGTTSKPKGLVHAGMGFLVGSYHNVRYALDLGPNDVYWCTADVGWLTFPIFELVGGLAHGATYVVYEGALDFPSIERFYDIIDRYRVNKVFTAPTALRMLARHGLEPAQKHDLAHWELVSLVGEPLDASTWYWVSEQLGQGHLEINNTYGQSETGSAWTSSIVGVTPAKPGSCGLPLPGHRFDVVDEDGGSVPVGTVGHLVLTASFPTLARTIWRDPERYRREYFRLSGRYATHDAALVDQDGHVWVLGRIDDVINVAAHRLSTMEMESAALSVPEVAEAAVIGVPDAIKGQVPVAIVTVRQGVTDVSAIPARVSEAIEKEIGAIARPRDVLVVDAMPKTRSGKIVRRLLKEILVSGEIRGDVSGVEDADHIPRLIEQLSQQE from the coding sequence ATGGAGAATTCAGATGTTTTGGCGATGGTGCGGGAAAGCCGGAAGATTCCGCCGCCGCGGAACGCATCTTCGTATATGCCGCTCAAAACCCCGGCCGATTACGAGCGCGCATACCAGGAAGCCCTGGCCAATCCCGAGCAATATTGGGCGTCCGTGGCGCAGGAATTGACGTGGATGGTGCCTTGGAAAGAGACGCGGGTCGGCGAATTACCGGATTTTTCGTGGTTTGTCGGCGGATATAGCAACGTCAGCGTCAACTGCATTGACCGACATCTGGCCGACAAAGCCGACCAGGTGGCCCTTATCGGCGTGTATGAAGACGGGCGGGACCGACGTTGGACCTATCGCGAACTCTATGAAGCCACCGCCCGCTTTGCCCGTGCCTTGAAAGATTTAGGCATTCAAGAAGGTGATGTGGTCGCCATCTTCCTGCCGAATTTGCTGGAGACATTTGCGGCCGTTCACGCCTGTTATCGCATCGGAGCCATCTATAACATCATTTTTTCCGGTTTTTCCCCGCAAGCCTTGCATGATCGACTCGCCGACACCGGCGCGAAAGTGGTGATTACCGCCGATCAAGCCGTAAGACGCGGAAAAATCATCCCGTTAAAGTCCACCTTGGATTCGGTTCTCTCCCGGGTACCGAGTGTCGAACATGTCATTGTGGTCCGCCGAACCGGCGCCGACGTCCCCATGACGCCGGGCCGTGATATTTATTGGGATACGCTGATGGACCGCACGGCGGGACTTTTGGATCCGGTCCCGTTGGAGGCCAACGCCCCGGGATTCATTATTTATACGTCCGGCACCACTTCCAAGCCCAAAGGGCTCGTCCATGCCGGAATGGGCTTTTTGGTCGGAAGTTACCACAACGTGCGTTATGCACTGGATCTGGGCCCGAATGATGTCTATTGGTGTACCGCCGATGTCGGTTGGTTAACCTTCCCGATTTTCGAGTTAGTGGGCGGTTTGGCTCACGGAGCCACTTATGTGGTATACGAAGGTGCCCTGGACTTTCCGTCCATCGAGCGGTTCTACGATATTATTGACCGCTATCGGGTGAACAAAGTGTTTACCGCTCCTACCGCGCTCCGCATGTTGGCGCGCCACGGCTTGGAGCCGGCCCAAAAACACGATTTGGCGCATTGGGAGCTGGTGTCGCTGGTGGGAGAGCCACTAGATGCCAGCACCTGGTATTGGGTGAGCGAGCAACTGGGTCAAGGCCACCTTGAAATCAATAATACCTACGGCCAAAGCGAAACCGGCAGTGCCTGGACCTCGTCGATCGTCGGGGTCACCCCGGCTAAGCCGGGATCTTGTGGATTGCCCTTGCCCGGTCACCGATTTGACGTTGTCGATGAAGACGGAGGCTCCGTCCCCGTCGGCACCGTCGGTCACTTGGTATTGACCGCGTCGTTCCCGACGTTGGCCCGGACCATATGGCGCGATCCCGAACGGTATCGCCGGGAATACTTCCGCCTATCGGGACGATATGCCACCCATGACGCGGCGCTCGTGGATCAAGACGGACATGTCTGGGTATTAGGCCGTATCGATGATGTCATTAATGTGGCGGCGCACCGGTTGTCGACCATGGAAATGGAGAGCGCCGCCCTGTCGGTGCCCGAAGTGGCCGAAGCGGCCGTAATCGGCGTACCGGACGCAATCAAGGGCCAAGTGCCGGTCGCGATTGTCACGGTACGGCAAGGGGTTACGGATGTGAGCGCGATCCCCGCACGGGTCTCGGAAGCCATTGAAAAGGAGATTGGCGCTATCGCCCGTCCCCGCGACGTGCTGGTGGTCGACGCGATGCCGAAAACCCGCAGTGGAAAAATTGTTCGGCGCTTGCTTAAAGAAATTCTCGTATCCGGCGAAATTCGAGGAGACGTCAGCGGGGTCGAAGACGCCGACCATATTCCCCGACTTATTGAGCAACTGTCCCAACAAGAATAG
- a CDS encoding hypothetical protein (SPTR: Putative uncharacterized protein), with the protein MPITEPLKRAIIAGILGTLLFSFVMEIIVWLHGPRFDVPLWDGGFVTLNPQVAVLIGYVLEFAIGVGLAYLYLRTLASRQPRETLTRGALFGFALWLFLMVIGMPLFTWLSPVVQNGMTLAPGFFLWHYGLMGSITWLLALEAFGTGVSYVTEQANWRVGR; encoded by the coding sequence ATGCCCATCACGGAACCCCTGAAGCGCGCCATCATCGCGGGTATTTTGGGAACCCTGCTCTTTTCATTTGTTATGGAGATCATCGTTTGGCTTCACGGGCCGCGGTTTGATGTCCCGTTATGGGACGGCGGATTTGTTACCCTCAATCCCCAAGTGGCCGTCTTGATCGGTTATGTGTTGGAATTCGCCATTGGCGTCGGTCTGGCATATCTTTATTTACGCACCTTGGCCTCACGCCAGCCGCGCGAGACTTTGACGCGCGGAGCCTTGTTCGGATTTGCCCTTTGGCTGTTTTTAATGGTGATCGGGATGCCGCTCTTTACCTGGTTAAGTCCGGTGGTCCAAAACGGCATGACGCTGGCGCCGGGATTTTTTCTCTGGCATTACGGTCTTATGGGATCCATCACCTGGTTATTGGCTCTGGAAGCCTTTGGTACCGGCGTCAGCTATGTGACGGAGCAGGCCAATTGGCGTGTGGGACGATAA